In the Ferribacterium limneticum genome, CTTTGGTGACATCGGCACCAGCCCGCTCTACGCGCTGAAGGAAATCTTCAACGGCCACCATCCCATCCCGGTCACCCCGGAAAACATTCTCGGCGTTCTGTCGCTGGTCTTCTGGGCAATCATCGTGCTGGTCACAATCAAGTACGTCGCCATCATCATGCGCGCCGACAACCGCGGCGAGGGCGGCTCGCTGGCCCTGCTGGCGCTGGTCACCGAACGGGCCAAGAACCCGCGCCTGTCGTGGATCATCACCTTGCTCGGCATCTTCGCTGCCGCACTATTCTATGGCGACAGCATGATCACGCCGGCCATTTCGGTACTTTCTGCGGTCGAAGGTCTGGAAATCATCACGCCGACACTGAAACCTTATGTGATCCCGCTCACGCTGGGCATCCTGACCGGCCTGTTCTTCATCCAGAAGCACGGCACCGGCGCCATGGGAAAACTGTTCGGCCCGGTCATGGTGACGTGGTTCGGCATTCTGGCCATCCTCGGCCTGATGCAAATCGCCCATAACCCGGCCGTTCTGCTCGCCCTCAACCCCCTGTTTGCCATCGTTTTCATTGCCGAACACACCGGCCTCGCTTTCCTGGCGCTCGGTTCGGTCGTCCTCGCCGTGACCGGCGGCGAAGCGCTGTACACCGATATGGGCCACTTCGGCCGCTTCCCGATTCGCCTCGCCTGGTTCGGTTTCGTCATGCCGGCGCTGGTCCTCAATTACTTTGGCCAGGGCGCCCTGCTGCTGGTCGAACCGGAAGCCATCGCCAGCCCCTTCTACCACCTCGCTCCCGACTGGGCGCTGATCCCGATGGTCGGCCTGGCCACGGCAGCAACGGTCATCGCCTCGCAGGCCGTCATCTCCGGCGCCTTCTCGGTCGCCCGCCAGTCGATCCAGATGGGCCTGCTGCCGCGCATGCAGATCATCCACACCTCCGGCATGGAAGAGGGGCAGATCTACGTGCCCTTTACCAACTGGTCGCTTTACCTCGCCGTCGTCGCGCTGGTCATCGGCTTCAAGAGCTCATCGAACCTCGCCGCCGCCTACGGCATTGCCGTCACCGGCACCATGCTGATCGACACCATCCTCGTCGCCTTCGTCATGGTCCTGATGTGGAAGTGGAACAAGCTGCTCGTCGCCCTCGTCGCCGGCACACTATTGCTGGTCGACATCGCCTTCTTCGCCGCCAACGCAATCAAGATCCCCGAAGGCGGCTGGTTCCCGCTGGCCATGGGCCTTGTTTCCTTCACCGTGCTGACCACCTGGCGACGCGGTCGGCGCATGGTGTCGGAAGAAATGGCCAAGCAGAGCATCCCGATGGACGACTTTCTGCAATCCATTGACGACGTCCATCGCATTTATGGCACGGCTGTCTTCATGACCAGCGCCAAGGACGGCGTGCCCCCGGCCCTGCTCCACAACCTCAAGCACAATCAGGTACTGCATGAACGCGTCGTGCTGGTCACCGTGCAGACCATGCAGACGCCGCATGTTGTGGACATGGAGCGCATTTACATGCACGACATGAGCAAGGGTTTCAAGCGCCTGATCATCCGCTACGGCTTCATGGAAAGTCCGGACGTGCCCGGTGCGCTGGAGCAATGCAAACGCTTCGGCGAACGTTTCGACATGATGGAAACCACCTTCTATTTGTCGCGTGAAACCATTGTGCCATCCATGGCCCGCGGCATGCTTCCCTGGCGCGCCCGGCTCTTCGCCATCATGTCCAAGAACGCGACCAGTGCCAGCGACTTCTTCCATATTCCGACCAACCGCGTGGTCGAACTGGGGACTCAGCTCGTCATCTGAATTCAGCCGCCCCCCAAGGCCCTGCCCGACCCGGCAGGGCTTTTTTGCACTTAAAACAGCAGTTTATTAGCAGAAACTGAAACTAGCGCAGATCAATGTGGTCCGAATCGCTAGACGCAACAATCGCCATCAACTTTTTTTCGGACGCCCTTGATGAAACGCCTGATCCCCTTGCTATTCCTTGCCAGCCTTGCCTTCCCCAGCTTTGCTGAGGTCACAAGCCGCGACCAGCCAATTCACGATGCGGCCCGTGAGGGCAACGGCGACGATGTTCGCCGCCTGCTCAAGGCCGATCCGAAGCAGCGCGATGTCCGCACGGCACTTGGCTCGACCCCGCTGCACCTGGCCGCGACCAATCCCGACACCTCGGCCATGAAGGCCCTGATTGCAGCCGGTGCCGATGTGAACGCACGCGACAACGAAGGCGCAACGCCCCTGCACATGGCGGCCTATTCCAGCCGCCCGAAGAACACCCAGTTGATGCTCGAAGCCGGCGCCGATCCGCAGGCCAAGACGGACAATGGCCGCGACCCCGGATCGATGGCCCGCAAGGTCAAGGCCGATGAGACGGCCGGCGTCATTTCGCTATGGGTACTCAAGGGCTGCAAGGCTGGCAAGCCATGCTGAAAGCCGCCGCCCTGCTCTGCGCTGCGCTGCTTTCCGGCAGCGCCCTGGCCACCCAGCCGGTGGCATTGCCCACCATTGAAGTCTATATGCCGACCGTCTGCCTGGCCTGCATCGACTGGGCAGAACATCTGCGCCAGAACGGCTTCACGGTCAAGGTGACGCAAACCGACGACATGGACGCCATCAAGCGCCGCCTGAAAGTGCCAAAGGATCTCGAAGCCATCCCCAGCGCCCAGGTTGCCGGCTATTTCATCGAAGGCCATGTGCACGCCGACCAGATCAAGGAGTTGCTGACCGAAAAGCCAACGGCACTCGGCCTGGCCGTCCCCGGCCTGCCACTCGGCGCCCCCGGCCGCGAGTTCTCCAGCCCGACCTGCGAAACCGCCTGCACCATGCTCGACAAGGACAGCACGGCAACCCCGCGGGTACGCCGCGAATTCTATGAAACGCTGCTGGTAAAAAAGGGCGGCAAGACTTCGATTTACGCCCGGCACTGAACTGCGACATCCACCACGACCATGCCTTTGCCTGAAAACGGCGAGACATCCGGGTCGTCAGGCTATGCCGAAGAATTATCGATAGCGCATTTTCCGATGTCGCAAACTCACTCCCCGACCATTCCAAACGATTTTTCGTTTTTAGCACTTTAGGCGTATTTACACCCCCGGGGCAGTGAGCTATTTTTCGGGCTCATGAATGAGCCTCAATGACCCGATTCCGCTTACATCCCTCTCTTTTCTTCCTTCTTTTTGCATGGGTAGGCGTCATCGCGCTTGCCCTTCACATGCTGATATCTTCGGAAATCCACCGCCTGAAGATTCATTTTGATCAAGATGTCAGCACCTTCGTCAGTGACGTAAAACAAAAGCTGGATGCCAACGAAGCCGTGCTGGCTGGTTTTTCTGCTTTTTTGCAGGCAGTCGATCGGAGCGATACCGATTCAACCATCAAGTATGCAGCGGCAGTGGCCTCCGCCTATCCCCACATCTACATGATCGAAGTCGCCCGCAAGGTGGCGCAGTCGGAGCAAAGGGATCTGGAAGCATCTTTGCGCCAGGGATGGCGCGCCGATTTTTCGATCAAGGATTTCGCCAAGGTCGTCAAGCGCCCTTTCCAAGCGGATGACGAAAAGGGTGCCACTTGGCCGATTCTCTTCATGTATCCGTCGCTCCCCGAAACTCAGGCAATCTACGGGGTTCGTCTGGAGACGGTCGATTTTCTGTCGCGCTCCGTCGCATTGGCGCAAAAAAATGTCCGGCCGGTCGCTTCTCCGGTATTCAAGATGTACGAAGGAGGCGACGCCTATATCCTGCTGCAGGAGGTCAGCCGGCCATCCAGCAAGTCTTCTTCGGAGCTGAATTTCTTTGGCAACACGATGATGGCGATGTTGCTGATCAAAACTCAAGCCTTGATGCCCAGCCGAAGCAAACAGGACAAGTTCGAAAACCTGCAGGTTTCAGCCGCCCTGGCTGCCGCGGGCAATTCTGAAAGTCTGCTCTTCGAGCAACGAGCGGTCGAGAGTGGGAAAATTGACCGACTGTTTTTGCCCAGTTTCACCCAACGTCTGACCATCGATAATTTTTCGCAACCGACGATCATGGCCTTTGATCGCCAATTGCGCTGGAGTGATTTGCTCAGCCGGGAAATCATCCCGATGCTTGGGCTACTGGGTGTCGCCCTGCTTCTCGTTCCCTGGATCACCGTTCGCCACTACATGGCCCTAGGCCGCGCAGCAGTCGAGCATGAAAGATCGGCCTATCTGGCCACCCATGATTTGCTGACAAATCTCCCCAATCGTTTCCTTTTCATGGATCGCTACGA is a window encoding:
- a CDS encoding potassium transporter Kup, which produces MSSHNKQALPAITVAAIGVVFGDIGTSPLYALKEIFNGHHPIPVTPENILGVLSLVFWAIIVLVTIKYVAIIMRADNRGEGGSLALLALVTERAKNPRLSWIITLLGIFAAALFYGDSMITPAISVLSAVEGLEIITPTLKPYVIPLTLGILTGLFFIQKHGTGAMGKLFGPVMVTWFGILAILGLMQIAHNPAVLLALNPLFAIVFIAEHTGLAFLALGSVVLAVTGGEALYTDMGHFGRFPIRLAWFGFVMPALVLNYFGQGALLLVEPEAIASPFYHLAPDWALIPMVGLATAATVIASQAVISGAFSVARQSIQMGLLPRMQIIHTSGMEEGQIYVPFTNWSLYLAVVALVIGFKSSSNLAAAYGIAVTGTMLIDTILVAFVMVLMWKWNKLLVALVAGTLLLVDIAFFAANAIKIPEGGWFPLAMGLVSFTVLTTWRRGRRMVSEEMAKQSIPMDDFLQSIDDVHRIYGTAVFMTSAKDGVPPALLHNLKHNQVLHERVVLVTVQTMQTPHVVDMERIYMHDMSKGFKRLIIRYGFMESPDVPGALEQCKRFGERFDMMETTFYLSRETIVPSMARGMLPWRARLFAIMSKNATSASDFFHIPTNRVVELGTQLVI
- a CDS encoding ankyrin repeat domain-containing protein; the encoded protein is MKRLIPLLFLASLAFPSFAEVTSRDQPIHDAAREGNGDDVRRLLKADPKQRDVRTALGSTPLHLAATNPDTSAMKALIAAGADVNARDNEGATPLHMAAYSSRPKNTQLMLEAGADPQAKTDNGRDPGSMARKVKADETAGVISLWVLKGCKAGKPC
- a CDS encoding DUF411 domain-containing protein codes for the protein MLKAAALLCAALLSGSALATQPVALPTIEVYMPTVCLACIDWAEHLRQNGFTVKVTQTDDMDAIKRRLKVPKDLEAIPSAQVAGYFIEGHVHADQIKELLTEKPTALGLAVPGLPLGAPGREFSSPTCETACTMLDKDSTATPRVRREFYETLLVKKGGKTSIYARH
- a CDS encoding sensor domain-containing diguanylate cyclase, with translation MLISSEIHRLKIHFDQDVSTFVSDVKQKLDANEAVLAGFSAFLQAVDRSDTDSTIKYAAAVASAYPHIYMIEVARKVAQSEQRDLEASLRQGWRADFSIKDFAKVVKRPFQADDEKGATWPILFMYPSLPETQAIYGVRLETVDFLSRSVALAQKNVRPVASPVFKMYEGGDAYILLQEVSRPSSKSSSELNFFGNTMMAMLLIKTQALMPSRSKQDKFENLQVSAALAAAGNSESLLFEQRAVESGKIDRLFLPSFTQRLTIDNFSQPTIMAFDRQLRWSDLLSREIIPMLGLLGVALLLVPWITVRHYMALGRAAVEHERSAYLATHDLLTNLPNRFLFMDRYEQAFQQWQRNGNAFALLLIDLDHFKEINDQHGHEVGDQVLIGCSKRMASQLRACDTVARHGGDEFVILLGNILNIEDAKSVGEKILAAFVEPIETAAGPVQVSCSIGISVCPNHGESLDILRKSADRAMYLSKEQGRNTVSVFSNDLC